The Danio rerio strain Tuebingen ecotype United States chromosome 10, GRCz12tu, whole genome shotgun sequence genome contains a region encoding:
- the bmpr1bb gene encoding bone morphogenetic protein receptor, type IBb isoform X2: MVKQIGKGRYGEVWMGRWRGERVAVKVFFTTEEASWFRETEIYQTVLMRHENILGFIAADIKGTGSWTQLYLITDYHESGSLYDYLKSTTLDTRALLRLSYSAVSGLCHLHTEIFGTQGKPAIAHRDLKSKNILVKKNSTCCIADLGLAVKFISDTNEVDIPPNTRVGTKRYMPPEVLDESLNRCHFQSYIMADMYSFGLILWEISRRCVSGGIMEEYQLPYHDLVPSDPSYEDMREVVCIKRQRPSFANRWSSDECLRQMGKLMSECWAHNPASRLTALRVKKTLAKMSESQDIKL; the protein is encoded by the exons ATGGTGAAGCAGATCGGGAAGGGCCGCTACGGGGAGGTGTGGATGGGCCGCTGGAGGGGCGAGCGGGTGGCTGTGAAGGTCTTCTTCACCACAGAGGAGGCCAGCTGGTTCAGGGAGACCGAGATCTACCAGACCGTCCTGATGAGACACGAGAACATACTGG gctTCATCGCAGCAGATATTAAAGGCACGGGCTCGTGGACGCAGCTGTACCTGATCACGGATTATCACGAGAGCGGCTCGCTGTACGACTACCTGAAGTCCACCACGCTGGACACGCGCGCGCTGCTGCGGCTCTCGTACTCCGCCGTCTCCGGCCTCTGCCATCTGCACACTGAGATCTTCGGCACGCAGGGGAAACCGGCCATCGCCCACCGAGACCTGAAGAGCAAAAACATCCTGGTCAAGAAGAACAGCACCTGCTGCATCGCTGACCTCGGCCTCGCTGTCAAGTTCATcag tgacaCTAACGAAGTGGACATCCCTCCAAACACGCGTGTGGGCACCAAACGCTACATGCCTCCAGAGGTGCTGGACGAGAGTCTGAACCGCTGCCACTTCCAGTCCTACATCATGGCGGACATGTACAGCTTCGGCCTGATCCTGTGGGAGATCAGCAGGAGATGTGTGTCTGGcg GCATCATGGAGGAGTATCAGCTGCCGTATCATGACCTGGTTCCCTCAGACCCATCATATGAGGACATGCGGGAGGTGGTGTGTATCAAGAGGCAGAGACCCTCTTTTGCCAACCGCTGGAGCAGTGATGAG TGTCTGAGGCAGATGGGTAAACTGATGAGCGAGTGCTGGGCTCATAATCCTGCGTCACGGCTGACAGCGCTGCGGGTCAAGAAGACGCTCGCCAAGATGTCAGAGTCGCAGGACATTAAACTGTGA
- the bmpr1bb gene encoding bone morphogenetic protein receptor, type IBb isoform X3, which translates to MVKQIGKGRYGEVWMGRWRGERVAVKVFFTTEEASWFRETEIYQTVLMRHENILGFIAADIKGTGSWTQLYLITDYHESGSLYDYLKSTTLDTRALLRLSYSAVSGLCHLHTEIFGTQGKPAIAHRDLKSKNILVKKNSTCCIADLGLAVKFISDTNEVDIPPNTRVGTKRYMPPEVLDESLNRCHFQSYIMADMYSFGLILWEISRRCVSGGIMEEYQLPYHDLVPSDPSYEDMREVVCIKRQRPSFANRWSSDEVQTPALTTHTCEVTLFLMDIRAAFGWL; encoded by the exons ATGGTGAAGCAGATCGGGAAGGGCCGCTACGGGGAGGTGTGGATGGGCCGCTGGAGGGGCGAGCGGGTGGCTGTGAAGGTCTTCTTCACCACAGAGGAGGCCAGCTGGTTCAGGGAGACCGAGATCTACCAGACCGTCCTGATGAGACACGAGAACATACTGG gctTCATCGCAGCAGATATTAAAGGCACGGGCTCGTGGACGCAGCTGTACCTGATCACGGATTATCACGAGAGCGGCTCGCTGTACGACTACCTGAAGTCCACCACGCTGGACACGCGCGCGCTGCTGCGGCTCTCGTACTCCGCCGTCTCCGGCCTCTGCCATCTGCACACTGAGATCTTCGGCACGCAGGGGAAACCGGCCATCGCCCACCGAGACCTGAAGAGCAAAAACATCCTGGTCAAGAAGAACAGCACCTGCTGCATCGCTGACCTCGGCCTCGCTGTCAAGTTCATcag tgacaCTAACGAAGTGGACATCCCTCCAAACACGCGTGTGGGCACCAAACGCTACATGCCTCCAGAGGTGCTGGACGAGAGTCTGAACCGCTGCCACTTCCAGTCCTACATCATGGCGGACATGTACAGCTTCGGCCTGATCCTGTGGGAGATCAGCAGGAGATGTGTGTCTGGcg GCATCATGGAGGAGTATCAGCTGCCGTATCATGACCTGGTTCCCTCAGACCCATCATATGAGGACATGCGGGAGGTGGTGTGTATCAAGAGGCAGAGACCCTCTTTTGCCAACCGCTGGAGCAGTGATGAGGTGCAGACGCCAGCGCTCACTACACACACGTGTGAAGTTACTTTATTTTTGATGGACATCAGAGCAGCATTTGGATGGCTGTAG